Proteins from a single region of Butyrivibrio fibrisolvens:
- a CDS encoding HAMP domain-containing sensor histidine kinase gives MTDEMSDQTSMDIHFRGNNTSSWIKRGMDLYGIISDARIFNGSTSAISDWKLRINIKGPCYLNQFWNGDVEVHQHVGTDKEKIQTLNLANYAEDEIELEHFFDESDLLIPLEEGDYIIYYPEENMREVPVKPGDETVVGFILYYDKSVDLSDYTFYYYFHRNYYEGPVFLIIGLLLVWGFFTLGMYITALYVYKKAERELELRKSGLSSMSGLYTIIYIVDLLEDTIIPVSYPEGMDKDRPKNLGANEQFKNLYKFDAAESYLEPLLEFGDLTTLPERMKNRNSISIEYISKNFGWSRIRFINMDAGSGRPVEKVLFTAEQISEEKKEIDKILRKVERAESESRVKSAFLANISKEIKTPITVMLKLTNLIVERSNDDDITSFAKSVISSGKVLMAEVDSVIDYSNLEVGKLELSPEEYSLSAFLDEIYELIWPRMKYKGVEYQTDITDTIPDKMNGDSVRLKQILITLIMYLISRNKTGGLRLGVFGKVVDKDKVHLLISVKEIEPKNRPDERIKFYRKYMEADNGVPKEKENEISIDLVEGMLKAMGSELNISDTYDNGNDYYFEIDQEIVDRSPIGKYSVRESEIDW, from the coding sequence ATGACCGATGAAATGTCTGACCAGACCTCTATGGACATCCACTTCAGAGGCAATAATACATCAAGCTGGATCAAGAGAGGGATGGATCTATATGGAATCATATCTGATGCCCGCATTTTTAACGGATCTACCAGCGCTATAAGTGACTGGAAGCTTAGGATCAATATCAAAGGGCCATGCTATCTTAACCAGTTCTGGAACGGAGATGTTGAAGTTCATCAGCACGTAGGAACAGATAAAGAGAAAATACAGACTCTTAACCTCGCCAATTATGCTGAAGACGAGATAGAGCTTGAACATTTTTTTGATGAGTCAGATCTGTTGATCCCTCTTGAAGAAGGCGACTACATAATCTATTATCCTGAAGAAAACATGCGTGAAGTCCCTGTTAAACCGGGAGATGAAACCGTAGTTGGCTTTATCTTATATTACGATAAGAGCGTAGATCTTTCTGATTACACTTTCTATTACTATTTCCACAGAAATTATTACGAAGGCCCTGTATTTTTGATAATAGGTCTGCTTCTTGTATGGGGATTTTTTACCCTTGGTATGTACATTACGGCATTATATGTCTACAAAAAGGCTGAGAGAGAACTCGAACTTCGTAAGTCAGGTCTTTCCAGTATGTCAGGCCTGTATACCATTATTTATATAGTAGATCTTTTGGAGGATACTATTATTCCTGTCAGCTATCCGGAAGGTATGGATAAGGACAGACCCAAGAACCTTGGAGCCAATGAACAGTTCAAGAATCTGTATAAGTTTGATGCAGCAGAGTCATATCTTGAACCTTTGCTTGAATTTGGTGATCTTACAACTCTCCCCGAGAGGATGAAAAACAGGAATAGTATATCTATTGAATATATCAGTAAAAATTTTGGCTGGAGCAGGATCAGATTTATCAATATGGATGCTGGTTCCGGAAGACCTGTTGAAAAGGTTCTTTTTACTGCTGAACAGATCAGTGAGGAAAAGAAAGAGATCGATAAGATCTTAAGGAAGGTTGAAAGAGCAGAATCAGAGAGCAGGGTTAAGAGTGCTTTTCTTGCAAACATTTCAAAGGAGATCAAGACTCCTATTACTGTTATGCTCAAATTGACCAATCTGATAGTTGAACGCAGCAATGATGACGATATCACTTCTTTTGCCAAGTCAGTCATCAGTTCCGGCAAAGTACTTATGGCTGAAGTTGACAGCGTGATCGACTATTCCAATCTGGAAGTAGGAAAGCTTGAACTTTCACCAGAGGAATACTCTTTAAGTGCGTTTCTTGATGAAATATATGAACTTATCTGGCCAAGAATGAAATATAAAGGGGTGGAGTACCAGACAGATATCACAGACACGATTCCGGATAAAATGAATGGAGATTCTGTCAGACTTAAGCAGATTCTTATTACACTGATCATGTATCTTATCAGCCGTAATAAGACTGGTGGATTACGCCTTGGTGTTTTTGGTAAGGTTGTTGATAAAGATAAGGTTCACCTTCTCATTTCTGTCAAGGAGATCGAGCCAAAGAACAGACCTGATGAAAGAATCAAGTTTTATCGCAAATATATGGAAGCTGATAATGGTGTTCCTAAGGAAAAAGAAAATGAGATCAGTATAGATCTTGTGGAAGGAATGCTTAAAGCTATGGGTTCAGAGCTGAATATTTCTGATACATACGACAATGGCAATGACTACTATTTTGAAATAGATCAGGAAATAGTTGATCGAAGTCCTATTGGGAAATATAGCGTTAGAGAAAGTGAGATAGACTGGTAA
- a CDS encoding HD domain-containing phosphohydrolase: MITSFYGILLIISALVVIFMAQKNYENIDIYYWTLVILVPVVILGYWLKTRVTTVEGAKICFCFLYLDSTVLLTVVIFNIMRFVGLTVKSWMKILAYGTAFLHLFGIWLCLNNDLYYKNITLIDTGMGTATKMVNGPLKIIHWIYLLFMLGIMLALMIVAVVKKGTYSRRTLALFSLLTGLGIAIYIVEAVLDVDFSNLPALYATADILIAFNYDHAHTHDIACLISEQQKYHGTKGYAAFDLDKNFLSCNNKIYDFLPELKKQIVDDKLPEESELRSIFYSLIDDYRRDIRNIKKFNCGGKICQCEISEFSIRKDGKIQGYLFDIGDVTEEEKVLQVMKDYNNTLNKEVDQKTENIKSIQEKVVLGLANMVENRDNNTGGHVKRTSDLIKIVVNEAKKQGTYHISEQFAEDVVRAAPMHDIGKITIENSILCKPGDLTREEFNIMKTHSIKSGEFVNLILKGVEEKHFVDVAYNVARYHHERWDGRGYPEGLVGEMIPLEARLMAIADVYDALVSQRYYKKAIKYEEAARIMIEGMGSQFDPNMLSVFVGCRRELEEYYMHLQNDEHSAHDEKLLIS, from the coding sequence ATGATTACGTCCTTTTATGGTATACTTCTTATCATTTCCGCGCTTGTAGTTATTTTTATGGCGCAGAAAAATTATGAGAATATTGATATTTACTATTGGACTCTTGTGATACTGGTTCCTGTCGTAATACTTGGATACTGGCTTAAGACGAGGGTTACAACTGTTGAAGGGGCAAAAATATGCTTCTGCTTTTTGTACCTTGATAGTACAGTTCTTTTGACAGTTGTTATATTCAATATAATGCGATTTGTTGGTCTGACAGTAAAATCATGGATGAAGATACTGGCTTATGGAACGGCTTTTCTTCACTTGTTTGGCATATGGCTTTGCTTAAACAATGATCTGTATTATAAGAACATTACCCTGATCGACACTGGAATGGGTACAGCGACCAAAATGGTCAACGGTCCTTTAAAGATCATTCACTGGATCTATCTTTTGTTCATGCTTGGAATTATGCTGGCGCTCATGATCGTTGCAGTTGTCAAAAAAGGTACATACTCAAGAAGAACCCTTGCACTTTTTTCACTTTTGACGGGACTTGGAATTGCTATTTATATAGTTGAAGCGGTCCTTGATGTTGATTTTTCCAATCTTCCGGCCCTTTATGCAACTGCAGATATTTTGATAGCATTTAATTATGACCATGCGCATACCCATGACATAGCATGTCTTATATCTGAACAGCAGAAGTATCATGGAACCAAGGGTTATGCCGCTTTTGACCTTGATAAAAACTTTCTTAGCTGCAACAACAAGATCTATGATTTTCTTCCAGAACTGAAAAAACAGATAGTTGATGACAAGCTTCCTGAAGAAAGCGAGCTTAGATCGATCTTTTACAGTCTGATAGATGATTACAGAAGAGATATAAGGAATATCAAAAAGTTCAACTGCGGCGGCAAGATCTGCCAGTGTGAGATCTCCGAATTTTCCATAAGAAAAGATGGTAAGATCCAGGGGTATCTTTTTGATATAGGAGACGTTACTGAAGAAGAGAAGGTTCTTCAGGTCATGAAGGACTATAACAATACACTCAATAAGGAAGTTGACCAGAAGACTGAGAATATCAAGAGTATTCAGGAAAAGGTTGTTCTTGGTCTTGCCAACATGGTGGAGAACCGAGACAACAATACAGGTGGTCACGTTAAAAGAACCAGTGACCTTATCAAGATAGTTGTTAATGAAGCCAAGAAACAGGGCACATATCATATTTCAGAGCAATTTGCAGAAGATGTTGTCAGAGCTGCACCTATGCATGACATCGGAAAGATCACTATTGAAAACTCGATTTTATGTAAGCCCGGAGATCTGACAAGAGAAGAGTTCAATATCATGAAGACTCATTCCATCAAGAGTGGCGAGTTCGTTAACCTCATTTTAAAAGGAGTTGAGGAAAAACATTTCGTAGATGTTGCTTACAATGTAGCCAGATATCATCACGAAAGATGGGATGGAAGAGGATATCCTGAGGGACTTGTAGGTGAGATGATCCCACTTGAAGCAAGACTCATGGCTATTGCCGATGTATATGATGCACTTGTCAGCCAGAGGTACTACAAGAAAGCTATCAAATATGAGGAAGCTGCAAGGATCATGATCGAAGGTATGGGAAGTCAGTTTGATCCTAATATGCTGAGTGTATTTGTAGGATGCAGGCGTGAACTTGAAGAGTATTATATGCATTTGCAGAATGATGAGCACAGCGCTCATGATGAAAAGCTCCTGATCAGCTGA